A stretch of the Acyrthosiphon pisum isolate AL4f chromosome A2, pea_aphid_22Mar2018_4r6ur, whole genome shotgun sequence genome encodes the following:
- the LOC100163538 gene encoding uncharacterized protein LOC100163538, translating to MNTFIRSLRSTMKISNVIVNNSTRNMSMVPIYRSMWSSTGKLDLIRPLNARLAHSSVEKELQQFLDNEIKSEEQTSDKSHLPKTFEGFKVSADGAEVELTKETSDETIAIKFNINHSVTEEETEGVDKVALRSKPDFEIDITRGDVVLGFNCSYANNFENTELDESNDEVFHIDEVTIYENKYSDNKYALAGDTLDADLYDLLKTFLTEKGISNTFIENISDLSTQYEQKVYIKFLNDLRKFF from the exons atgaaTACTTTTATCAGATCGTTAAGATCTACCATGAAAATTTCCAATGTGATCGTTAATAACAGTACCAGAAATATGTCAATGGTACCCATCTACCGTTCAATGTGGTCATCAACAGGGAAATTAGATCTAATACGACCTTTAAACGCACGGCTTGCACACTCGTCAG TTGAAAAGGAATTGCAACAGTTCTTGGACAATGAAATTAAAAGCGAAGAACAGACATCTGACAAATCACATTTACCTAAAACATTTGAAGGATTCAAAGTATCTGCTGATGGTGCTGAAGTAGAATTGACAAAGGAAACTTCTGATGAAAC AATTgccataaaatttaatatcaatcaCTCGGTAACAGAAGAAGAAACTGAAGGAGTAGATAAAGTTGCATTAAGATCTAAGCCAGATTTTGAAATAGATATAACTCGAGGTGATGTTGTTCTCGGCTTCAATTGTTCATATGCCAACAACTTTGAAAACACAGAATTAGATGAATCAAATG ATGAAGTATTTCACATTGATGAAGTaactatttatgaaaacaaatacTCTGACAATAAATATGCCTTAGCTGGAGATACATTGGATGCT gATCTCTATGATTTATTGAAGACATTCCTAACAGAGAAAGGCATATCCAacacatttattgaaaatatttcagatTTGAGTACACAGTATGAACAAAAAgtatatatcaaatttttaaatgatctaagaaaatttttttaa